In Treponema sp. OMZ 798, the following proteins share a genomic window:
- a CDS encoding M23 family metallopeptidase codes for MKAFKFLFLLFFFSASVLKAQIPYPQIEKLNIDDYIFVQYSDDVAEARKALAAAKTGNELPIRFYTYKANSEDTIIKIAARCSIPYDAIVTLNRIESVQTDIAGRILILPTLPAVYLPEKALSSIEKLIQALFKKYKAEPLKIKIYGPEEKREIFCFPGEIFDGTVRAFFFMPFYRFPLKEAVMTSGFGKRQDPFTGKTNYHPGIDLAAPTGSPVMACAAGRIKEISYSAVYGNYIILAHTDGRASLYGHLSKVYASLNETVKSGTIIGAVGSTGMSTGPHLHFEIHEQGIPKNPANFVNDKK; via the coding sequence ATGAAGGCTTTTAAATTTCTATTTCTATTATTTTTTTTCTCGGCCTCGGTATTAAAGGCCCAAATACCCTATCCTCAGATAGAAAAATTAAATATTGATGACTATATCTTTGTTCAATACAGCGATGATGTGGCAGAGGCCCGTAAGGCCTTAGCCGCAGCAAAAACAGGAAATGAACTTCCTATCAGATTTTATACATACAAGGCCAACAGTGAAGACACCATAATAAAAATTGCAGCCCGGTGCTCTATTCCCTATGATGCAATTGTAACATTAAATAGAATTGAGTCCGTTCAAACGGATATTGCAGGGCGGATTCTCATTCTTCCGACATTACCTGCTGTTTATCTTCCCGAAAAAGCCCTTTCGAGTATCGAAAAACTTATTCAAGCTCTTTTTAAAAAGTATAAGGCCGAACCTCTAAAAATAAAAATATACGGCCCTGAAGAAAAACGGGAGATATTTTGCTTCCCGGGAGAAATTTTTGACGGAACCGTAAGGGCCTTTTTCTTTATGCCCTTCTACCGTTTTCCTCTTAAAGAGGCAGTTATGACTTCAGGCTTCGGTAAAAGGCAGGATCCCTTTACAGGCAAAACAAATTACCATCCCGGAATAGACCTTGCAGCTCCCACAGGAAGCCCGGTTATGGCCTGTGCTGCAGGCAGGATAAAGGAAATATCTTACAGCGCCGTTTATGGAAACTACATCATTTTAGCCCACACAGACGGAAGAGCGAGCCTATACGGTCATTTAAGCAAGGTCTATGCGAGCTTGAATGAAACAGTAAAATCGGGTACAATTATCGGCGCTGTGGGTTCTACCGGAATGTCAACAGGACCTCATCTTCATTTTGAAATACATGAGCAAGGTATACCCAAAAATCCTGCCAATTTTGTAAACGACAAAAAATAA